In Calonectris borealis chromosome 20, bCalBor7.hap1.2, whole genome shotgun sequence, a genomic segment contains:
- the OTOP3 gene encoding proton channel OTOP3, translated as MPGNKVSRQKPCHHCKSRSAPPDTSTIHYEKFWLYRHCSSVQQRDRQAQKAGQLFSGLLAMNVVFLGSAFVSSMIFNHVAITLADVWILLSILKVLCLCWIIYYLLGTSRQPHAVLYRDSHAAPIWIRGSVLLFGSFSILLNVFQIGYNAILIQCKSRVEIVFPSIEILFICTQAFFLWRHSKDCIQVQHNLTRCGLMLTIATNLLLWLLAVTNDTIHMEIESQLREVEQRFAGNETALCTCPNTTICKVFQKGYILLYPFNTEYCLICCSVLYVMWKNVGRRISHHHVPHIKPKFKLQGVVFGPLLGATAVIIGICVFMMYQIQATSSAPNRQVFVMYYSYYIVLLPLMSVGAVIGTIIHALEKRELDTLKNPTRSLDVILLMGAALGQIGMSYFSIVAIVATDPRDLLNSLILSYSVLLIFQNITQNVFIIDGLHRQPFVAATEARHTGHAGQHAVASELPGEEETTTSSKQEHTQISPGKEEEMKEEQNHEAYDQRRVSMLELGQEIRKVSLSYLHSYSHLSWKRRALREISFFLVLCNIILWVMPTFGAHPVFENGLEKSFYGYSTWFAIVNFGLPLGVFYRMHSVGGLLEVYVTA; from the exons ATGCCGGGCAACAAAGTCTCAAGGCAAAAGCCCTGCCATCACTGCAAGAGCAGGTCAGCCCCGCCAGACACCTCCACAATCCACTACGAGAAGTTCTGGCTGTACCGTCACTGCTCTTCAGTGCAGCAGAGGGACAGGCAAGCTCAGAAAGCTGGGCAGCTCTTCTCAGGGCTGCTGGCCATGAACGTGGTGTTTCTGGGCAGTGCCTTCGTCAGCAGCATGATTTTCAACCACGTGGCCATCACGCTGGCAGACGTCTGGATCCTGCTTTCCATCCTCAAGGTCTTGTGCCTGTGCTGGATCATCTACTACCTGCTGGGCACCAGTCGGCAGCCACATGCAGTGCTCTACCGGGATTCCCACGCTGCGCCGATCTGGATTCGGG GGTCAGTGCTGCTGTTCGGCAGTTTCAGCAtcctcctgaatgtgtttcagatCGGCTACAATGCGATTCTCATCCAGTGCAAATCCAGGGTGGAAATTGTGTTCCCCAGCATTGAAATCCTTTTTATTTGCACCCAG GCTTTTTTTCTGTGGCGTCACTCTAAGGACTGCATTCAAGTTCAGCACAACCTCACCAG gtGTGGGCTGATGCTGACCATAGCCACTAacctcctcctctggctcttGGCTGTGACCAACGACACCATTCACATGGAGATTGAGTCTCAGCTGCGTGAGGTGGAACAGCGATTTGCAG GCAACGAGACTGCCTTGTGCACATGCCCAAACACAACCATCTGCAAAGTCTTCCAGAAGGGCTACATCCTGCTCTACCCCTTCAATACTGAGTACTGCCTcatctgctgctctgtgctgtacGTCATGTGGAAGAATGTGGGGAGACGCATCAGTCACCACCATGTCCCTCACATCAAGCCCAAGTTCAAGCTCCAGGGAGTGGTCTTTGGGCCACTGCTGGGCGCCACTGCCGTAATCATCGGGATCTGTGTCTTCATGATGTACCAGATCCAGGCCACCAGCTCAGCCCCCAACCGCCAGGTCTTCGTAATGTATTATTCCTACTACATTGTGCTCCTGCCCCTGATGAGTGTGGGCGCAGTGATTGGGACAATCATCCATGCCTTGGAAAAAAGGGAACTGGACACGCTGAAGAATCCAACCCGCAGCCTGGATGTGATCCTGTTGATGGGGGCAGCCCTTGGCCAAATCGGCATGTCCTACTTCTCCATTGTTGCCATTGTGGCCACTGACCCCAGGGACCTGTTGAACAGTCTCATCCTGTCCTATTCTGTCCTCCTCATCTTTCAGAACATCACCCAAAATGTCTTCATCATTGATGGGCTTCACCGGCAGCCCTTTGTAGCAGCAACTGAGGCCAGACACACAGGCCATGCTGGGCAGCATGCAGTGGCTTCAGAGCTACCTGGTGAAGAGGAAACCACAACAAGCAGCAAACAGGAGCACACACAGATCTCTCCCggcaaagaggaagaaatgaaagaagagcAGAATCATGAAGCCTATGACCAGAGACGAGTGAGCATGCTGGAGCTGGGACAGGAGATCCGGAAAGTTTCGCTGTCCTATCTCCATAGCTACTCTCACCTGAGTTGGAAGAGAAGAGCATTAAGAGAGATCTCATTCTTCTTGGTTTTGTGCAACATCATA CTGTGGGTCATGCCCACATTTGGGGCTCACCCTGTCTTTGAGAATGGACTGGAAAAGTCATTTTATGGCTACTCTACCTGGTTTGCGATCGTGAACTTTGGCCTCCCACTGGGCGTGTTCTACCGAATGCACTCTGTCGGGGGACTCCTGGAGGTCTACGTCACAGCCTGA